A genomic segment from Bosea sp. OAE506 encodes:
- a CDS encoding LysR substrate-binding domain-containing protein, protein MLAALDPEAVAAFLRTADLASFTRAAEALGTTQSLVSTRIRRLEERLGKVLLQRHPRLVRLTAEGERFLPAARDLMAAQAKALTVFAAAPERMAIGISEQAVGAEIPAVLARLATAHSDVVIALRIEPSRALEAAFERGELDVAIIRRLAPGRSGEVLREDAFGWFAAPRLVRQPDEALPLVSLMPDCWLRQHGMAALDRAGIAWREAFIGGGMSAVLAAVAGGLGVSPLAARLAPAGTADVGRNWGLPDLGTSCVVLRSQVATPRANAFVRELAAAFRAG, encoded by the coding sequence ATGCTCGCCGCGCTCGATCCCGAAGCCGTCGCCGCCTTCCTCAGAACGGCCGATCTCGCCAGCTTTACCCGGGCAGCCGAGGCGCTGGGCACGACGCAGTCGTTGGTCAGCACGCGCATCCGGCGGCTGGAGGAGCGGTTGGGCAAGGTGCTGCTCCAGCGCCATCCAAGGCTGGTGCGGCTAACGGCGGAGGGCGAGCGCTTCCTGCCCGCGGCGCGCGACCTGATGGCCGCGCAGGCCAAGGCGCTCACGGTCTTTGCCGCCGCACCGGAGCGCATGGCGATCGGCATTAGCGAGCAGGCGGTTGGCGCGGAGATCCCGGCCGTGCTGGCGAGGCTCGCCACCGCCCACTCGGATGTCGTGATCGCGCTGCGGATCGAGCCGTCGCGGGCGCTGGAGGCTGCCTTCGAGCGCGGCGAACTCGATGTCGCGATCATTCGCCGCCTCGCGCCCGGCCGCAGCGGCGAAGTGCTGCGGGAGGATGCGTTCGGCTGGTTCGCTGCGCCGCGGCTGGTCCGGCAGCCGGACGAGGCGCTGCCGCTGGTCAGCCTGATGCCCGATTGCTGGCTGCGCCAGCACGGTATGGCGGCGCTCGACCGCGCCGGCATCGCCTGGCGCGAGGCCTTCATCGGCGGCGGCATGAGCGCTGTGCTGGCGGCGGTCGCCGGTGGGCTCGGCGTCTCGCCGCTGGCGGCAAGGCTGGCACCGGCAGGGACGGCCGATGTCGGGCGCAACTGGGGCCTGCCCGACCTCGGCACCTCCTGCGTCGTGCTGCGCAGCCAGGTCGCGACGCCGCGCGCGAACGCCTTCGTGCGGGAACTCGCGGCGGCCTTCCGGGCGGGCTGA
- the rpoZ gene encoding DNA-directed RNA polymerase subunit omega yields MARVTVEDCIDKVDNRFELVLLASHRARMIQSGSAILVPRDNDKNPVVALREIADEKLKPEDLKEDLIHSLQKHVEVDEPEAETVPLLAAPGQSASTPDSEVQFDRMSEEDLLRGLDGLVPPTESADDED; encoded by the coding sequence ATGGCTCGCGTCACCGTTGAAGATTGCATCGACAAGGTCGACAACCGCTTCGAGCTGGTCCTGCTCGCCAGCCATCGTGCGCGCATGATCCAGTCGGGCTCGGCGATCCTGGTGCCGCGCGACAACGACAAGAACCCCGTCGTGGCGCTGCGCGAGATCGCCGACGAGAAACTCAAGCCCGAGGATCTGAAGGAAGATCTGATCCACTCGCTGCAGAAGCATGTCGAGGTCGACGAGCCGGAGGCCGAGACGGTGCCGCTGCTCGCAGCCCCCGGCCAGAGCGCCTCGACCCCCGATTCGGAGGTCCAGTTCGACCGCATGAGCGAGGAAGACCTCCTGCGCGGCCTCGACGGTCTCGTTCCCCCAACCGAGAGCGCCGACGACGAGGATTGA
- a CDS encoding bifunctional (p)ppGpp synthetase/guanosine-3',5'-bis(diphosphate) 3'-pyrophosphohydrolase: MMRQYELVDRVRSYNPNTDEDLLNRAYVYAMRAHGTQKRASGDPFFAHPLEVAALLTDLKLDDATIVAAVLHDTVEDTAATLEEIESMFGPDIRRLVDGLTKIKKLDLVSKKAAQGENFRKLLLAIVDDVRVLLVKLADRLHNMRTLHFMAPEKRLRIAEETAEIYAPLAGRMGMQELREELEELAFRHIKPEAHATVTKRLEEVTEREGSVIGAIERDLKDKLAASGIQADVSGRRKRPYSIWKKMERKSISFEQLSDIFGFRVIVATPEDCYRVLGIVHMTWPMVPGRYKDYISTPKQNDYRSIHTTVVGPGHSRVELQIRTDTMDRIAEYGIAAHAHYKDGRTTELAQYADESRAYQWLRRTVDLLAEGDSPEEFLEHTKLELFHDQVFCFTPKGRLIALPRGATPIDFAYAIHTNVGNSAVGAKINGRIAPLLTELANGDEVEITRAEGQTPPAAWESLVVTGKARAAIRRATRSAVRRQYSGLGRQILERAFGRVDRPFTDEKLKAALKRLARNAVDDVLAAVGRGEMYSGDVVKAVYPDLEPEKRNAPDPKTAAAGSGKGWFELRKGENLKFKLPGEGAGDQVSGDDAIPIRGLGGDLPVRFAPNGGAVPGDRIVGILTPGEGVTIYPIQSPALAAFDNEPERWLDVRWDLDDKAMQRFPARIALNSINEPGSLAQITTTIAEHDGNIDAVAMHRPNPDFTNVTIDLTVWDLKHLSAIISELREKRVISRVERVVG, encoded by the coding sequence ATGATGCGGCAATACGAACTCGTCGACCGGGTTCGCAGCTATAATCCCAACACCGACGAGGACCTCCTCAACCGGGCCTATGTCTATGCCATGCGTGCCCATGGCACGCAGAAGCGTGCCTCCGGCGACCCGTTCTTCGCCCATCCCCTCGAAGTCGCGGCGCTCCTGACCGATCTCAAGCTCGACGATGCGACCATCGTCGCCGCGGTGCTGCACGACACGGTCGAGGACACGGCCGCCACGCTCGAAGAGATCGAGAGCATGTTCGGCCCCGATATCCGCCGGCTGGTGGACGGGCTGACCAAGATCAAGAAGCTCGACCTCGTCTCCAAAAAGGCGGCCCAGGGCGAGAATTTCCGCAAGCTCCTGCTCGCCATCGTCGACGATGTCCGCGTGCTGCTGGTCAAGCTCGCCGACCGGCTGCACAACATGCGCACCCTTCATTTCATGGCGCCCGAGAAGCGCCTGCGCATCGCCGAGGAAACCGCCGAGATTTATGCCCCGCTCGCAGGCCGCATGGGCATGCAGGAGCTGCGCGAGGAACTCGAGGAACTCGCCTTCCGTCACATCAAGCCCGAAGCCCATGCGACCGTCACCAAGCGGCTGGAAGAGGTCACCGAGCGCGAGGGCAGCGTCATCGGTGCGATCGAGCGCGACCTCAAGGACAAGCTTGCCGCCAGCGGCATCCAGGCCGATGTCTCCGGCCGCCGGAAGCGGCCCTATTCGATCTGGAAGAAGATGGAGCGCAAATCCATCTCCTTCGAACAGCTCTCCGACATCTTCGGCTTCCGCGTCATCGTCGCGACGCCGGAGGATTGCTACCGCGTGCTCGGCATCGTCCACATGACCTGGCCGATGGTGCCGGGCCGCTACAAGGACTACATCTCGACGCCTAAGCAGAACGACTACCGCTCGATCCACACCACCGTCGTCGGGCCGGGCCACAGCCGCGTCGAACTGCAGATCCGCACCGACACGATGGACCGCATTGCCGAATACGGCATCGCCGCCCACGCCCATTACAAGGACGGCCGCACCACGGAGCTGGCGCAATACGCCGACGAGAGCCGCGCCTATCAGTGGCTGCGCCGCACGGTCGACCTGCTGGCGGAAGGCGACAGTCCCGAGGAATTCCTCGAGCACACCAAGCTCGAGCTCTTCCACGACCAGGTCTTCTGCTTCACGCCCAAAGGCCGGCTGATCGCGCTGCCACGGGGCGCGACCCCGATCGACTTCGCCTATGCGATCCACACCAATGTCGGCAACAGCGCCGTCGGCGCCAAGATCAACGGCCGCATCGCCCCGCTGCTGACCGAGCTCGCCAATGGCGACGAGGTCGAGATCACCCGCGCCGAGGGGCAGACGCCGCCGGCCGCCTGGGAATCCCTGGTCGTCACCGGCAAGGCTCGCGCCGCCATCCGCCGTGCCACCCGCAGCGCCGTGCGCCGGCAGTATTCCGGGCTCGGCCGCCAGATCCTCGAGCGCGCCTTCGGCCGCGTCGACCGGCCCTTCACCGACGAGAAGCTGAAGGCCGCGCTGAAGCGCCTCGCCCGCAACGCCGTCGACGACGTGCTCGCCGCCGTGGGGCGCGGCGAGATGTATTCCGGCGACGTGGTCAAGGCTGTCTATCCCGATCTCGAGCCCGAGAAGCGCAACGCGCCTGATCCCAAGACGGCCGCCGCCGGTAGCGGCAAGGGCTGGTTCGAACTGCGCAAGGGCGAGAACCTGAAGTTCAAGCTCCCGGGCGAGGGGGCAGGCGACCAGGTTTCCGGTGACGACGCGATTCCGATCCGCGGCCTCGGCGGCGACCTGCCGGTGCGCTTCGCACCGAACGGGGGCGCCGTGCCGGGAGACCGCATCGTCGGCATTCTGACGCCGGGCGAGGGGGTGACGATCTACCCGATCCAGTCGCCCGCACTCGCGGCCTTCGACAACGAGCCCGAGCGCTGGCTCGATGTCCGCTGGGACCTCGACGACAAGGCGATGCAACGGTTCCCAGCGCGCATTGCCCTGAACTCGATCAACGAGCCCGGCTCGCTCGCCCAGATCACCACCACCATCGCCGAGCATGACGGCAACATCGATGCAGTCGCGATGCACCGCCCGAACCCGGACTTCACCAATGTCACCATCGACCTGACGGTCTGGGACCTGAAGCATCTCAGCGCCATCATCAGCGAATTGCGCGAGAAGCGGGTGATCAGCCGGGTCGAGCGGGTGGTGGGGTAG